Within Bdellovibrionales bacterium, the genomic segment AATGGCATTTATCGCTCATTTGTGAGCAGATTTGGAAGGTCACCAAACAGAGCTTCTCGACCACAGGCCTGGCGGGATTTTTTGTTGGCGCTATTATGACAGTTCAATTCACGATGCAGGTAAAGGAGTTTGGGGCCCTGGGATACCTGGGCGGCCTCTCAACCAGTGCGACAATCCGAGAGGTGGGCCCTCTTCTTATTGCCTTCATGTTGAGCGGAAAGATTGGCGCCTTTACTTCAGCAGAGCTGGGAACGATGAGGGTGACTGAACAGATTGATGCCATACGATGTCTTGGAGCCAATCCCATACGTGAGATTATCTTTCCGCGTTTTGTAGGAATCGTTGTTTCTAGTTTTTTCCTTCTGGCCCTTGGCCTGATCATGTCTGTTGCAGGAGGACTCCTCATGGGCATGTTTTTTTCTGGAATTAACCCAGAAGAATATTTACGCCATATACCAACGATAATTACGAGTATCTCTATTGGAAATGGCTTGATCAAATGCTTTACCTTCGCTCTCATTTTGGCCTCCATTTGTACGTATAAGGGATATACAACGACAGGCGGGACAAAGGGAGTTGGCCGCTCGGTCGTCAGCACTGCTGTAGCTTCTATGGTTGGAATCGTCGTTGCAGATTGGATGACAAGCTTTGTTGGTGAAATTGTCCTAAAGATGGTGATCAATTGATAAAAAAGAAGGAAATATCACCCATTCATGACTCAATTTCAGGAATCATAGGATTCTCAACCTTGATAGCTCAAACCTTGGGTCGAACTATTTCTCCCCCGTTTCGTCCCAAGGATATCCTTCGCCAAATCGTGTTTGTTGCTTACGAAAGCACACCCATTGTCGTCTTCTGTGTCAGCTTCGCGGCCGTCGTGACGATCATTGAGGCCAGTTTTCACATGAAGCTCGTCATAAAAAACGATGCTTTGGTTCCAGGCTTCGCGGCCCTTCTCATACTTCGCGAACTGGGCGCCGTGGTATCAGCCCTATTGGTCACATCTCGCGTTGGTGCAGGACTCGCCGCAGAAGTCGCCAGCATGCGAGTCACCGAACAAATCGATGCCCTCCGAATGCTCGGAATTGACCCCGTCCGATTTCTGGTCGTCCCCAGATTTGTCGCATGCATCATCGGAGGAATTCTACTGAGCGTAATCGCCAATCTCGTCTGCCTCCTTTGCGCGATGATTGTCAGCCAAGCGAGTCTCGGATATTCTCTCGGCAGCTTTTTGATGTCCATGCGGACTTTCGTAAGTTTTCAAGATCTCATATTTTCCACGGTCAAGGGGGCCTGTTTCGGCGCCACGATCCCATTGTTTAGTTGTTTTTATGGGTTCCGCTGTAAACCAGGAGCAGAAGGCGTCGGCCTGGCCACCACAAGTAGTGTAGTTTCAACATCTGTAGCCATAATTATTATTGATTTTGTACTTTCTTGGTTGTTCACTCATTTTTACTAGGGACGGTGATATGAAAGCAGAAACTAAGGTCGGGATTTTATTTTTAGTGGCTGTCGCATTGGTGATAGCTTTCGCCTATTTTCTTGGAGTTCTTAATCCATTCTCAAACACCTCCGATTTGACCGTGGCATATAATTTTGCCGGAGGAATTGAAGTGGGTTCACCCGTGCGAGTGATGGGAATCAAAGTCGGCAAGGTTAAGTCGATTGATTTTTCCCCTGATCTAAAAATGAAAAATGGGGAAGAAGTAAAGCTTAAGATTAGTATTCAAGTTGATAAAACTGCTTGGAAAACTCTGCGCCAGGACTCACGCTTTTACATCAATCTTGCGGGGGTCATTGGTGAGAAATTTTTGGAAATTACCCCTGGATCCTCAAGTCAGTCCGCTCTGGAGCCTGGAACTATTGTTCGAGGGGAAGATCCCCCACGCATCGATCAGCTCATTTCTCAAAGTTACGGGCTGGCCGGAAAAATAATCGAATTTGTCGACAAAAACCAGGGATCCGTGGTCGACACCATTGAAATGATGAATCGTTTAGTTACAAATTTGAATAAAACTCTCCAACTACTCGACAGGGCGACCTCAAACAAGGAAGCCGAAAAATTGGTCAAAAATCTCATCGTTATTTCAGACAACGTGGCGCACTTAACCCAGGATCTGCGAGGCCCTGAAGCTGAGAAAACGCTGGCCTTGCTCAATAAATTGATCTGGCGCCTCGAAAGTCTAGATAAAGGCGCGATCAAGAAATTTCTCCAAGAAGAAGGCATCAAAGCTAAGTTATTTTGATAAGGAGCCCAGATGGTCAAATTTTCTCCCCGTCTCTTCGCGCTCTTGCTTGTGGGTTTTATCTCCACCCAGGCACACTCGGCCATTCTTCTAGAAGAGGGCTCCCGAAGCGTCATCAGCCAAATCCATATTCCTCGCGAACCTGACGGTTTTTCTCTCAGAAACCACAGAAAGGTGGGAGTTGGTCTAATTGGATCCGGAGTATGGGGAATTCTTGGCGCCCACCTCGAGTTGAATTTCTCAAGCGAGTTTAGCTTACAGGGCGGTGTTGGATTTGGAGAGGGGTATCAGACCTTTGTGACTCAAATCCGGAGATACATTTCGGGTATTTCCTTCCTCCCTTATATTGCCGGAGGGATTGGACGTTGGTACACGGTGGGAACTGGAAAAGGCGAAATACAGCGAACAAACCCAGGTTTTCTCGCCGATCGCTTTTTGAGCCAACATGAGAGAAAAACGGGACAGTTTTCTGAAATTTTTCTATTTCCAACGCTGGGAATCCAATATCTCCAACTGGGTGGAGAGTGGTCGGGATCTTCAGTTTTCGCTGAAATCAGTCTTTTGGTTGATATTGAGGATCTTGTTCTCACTCCTACTGGCGCTCTCGGATACACCTACTTTTTCTAAAGTTCTCCCAAAATGCCTCCCCAATGAGATCAAAAAACAAAAGCCCCTGGGATAACCCAAGGGCTCTCGTATGAGAAGCAAAAAACGAAGCTTACTTCTTTTTACGAGAAGTTTTCTTTGCTGCTTTCTTTTTAGTAGCTTTCTTAGCGACTTTTTTTGCTGCTTTTTTTCTCTTCTTAGCCATGTCTCCTCCTAGGATGAACTTACTTTGTTGTTTACCTTTGTTGGTAACAATCAAAAGTTTACCTGCGTGACATCTATCGTCAATAGAAAAAATAATCTTGAGCTTTTTTTTTGCATTTTTATTTCCACATGGACGCTTTGATTATCATATTTCGCCTTTTTCAAATGATGTCCGCATATCTTTTCGTCATCCGAATCTTCGGACAAATACAACGTCAACATTTTATCAGCAAGGATGCGCTGACAAAAATTGGCACCTCATCGATTATTTTAATTCTGATCATTGAAGCACTTCCGCTGCCCAACGAAATCTGGAGATGGTTACTTTTATTTTCCACGTTATTGCTCTTTTATTTCTCAGTTCAATTTGTCATTTTTCAGAGGGAAAAATCTTTTCAGGATAAATTTATATTTTGTCTGGATCGCTTGCTCATTTTGTTGCGAACGGGTTCAGGATTTCGATCCGCTTTTGATAAAATAGTTGAGGAGGAAATTGGTTTCAACAAAGCTAAACTCACGCAAATTCGATCGTCTGTTGTTTTTTCACAACACAAAAATGGGCTGTCTTTTGGGAACAATTGGACTGAAACAATGAGAGAACTTCAGCGTGCTCACTCGAATTCCCACGAATCGCTGCGACGAATTGAAAATTTGCGAAGAAAGATGAAGATGGAACGCGAATTTCGACATAAGTCCGGACAAATTCTTTTTCAGATGCGCATTCAGGCATGGATTCTTGCGGGTTTATATCTTGCACTGCTCGTTCACGTTCTTTTTCGTGATGGCTTTAAGCTTCACCTGAGATGGATCGTTCTGTCATTTGTGATGTTTATCATCGGACTTCTATGGACACTAAACATAGGCCGGAGGATTAAGTGGAAGATCTAGCTCCTCCGTTGCGATTCATATTGACCTTGCGAATGAGCATCGAAAACGGAAATTCAGTTCAAACTTCAATTCGCCAATTCATCGAAGAATATCCAGGAAATTCCATTTCCTATCTTCTCGAACTTTGGCTGGCCGATTCAAAGCACAATCAAGCTCTCCAGCTCAAGGAATCCCCTCACTGGACATCTTGGAGACAAATCGTCTTGGATCTTGTTAGCCTCGGCTTAAAGGGCGTCCCCATATTGGAAGATGTAAAGCAAATCGAGAAAGATCTCGCCCTTGCCTGTGACGAACAAATATCAAAAACTCTCCAGACACTCCCCTTCATCGCCTTAATTCCCGTTCTATTTTTACAATTTCCAGCCTATCTTGTCCTTCTCCTTGGACCCTGGCTCACAGAGTTATTGAGCCAGCTCAAATGAAGACTTCCATCCACTATATTCTTTTTTGGGGATTCATTTGGATTACGAAATCTGAAGGAATCGCCTTGGCCAGGATAACCGATCAGGAAGTGGCAAACTACCTATGCAAGAAACAGACGGAGGAGGGACGCACACCTGTGGCCTGTTGGCGGCAACAAGAGTTTGTTCCCGAAGGGCCGGAAATCCGCTTCCTGTGTGACTTTGATCGCTTGAAGCAACTTTCCATTCCAGAGTTAAAACAGATTCTAGAGTTGAAGACCCTGGACGCTCGTTGCCTCCAGCTGGCACAACGAGCACTCGACCGCAGAACTTACCTGACGGAGGGCCTCATAAAAAACTCAAACCGTACGACAAATAAGGGAGGGTCCTCAATACCAAGCATTTGGCAAGATAATTGAGAGTTCCTCGAACGACGAGTCAGAGCTTGATGAAACGCCCCCCTGTTAGGTAACGATAAGGCTTGATGGGAGAGGAGGAAAGGTGAATCCAGATCAATTGAAGGTTGAAAATCTTGAGGCTCTCGTAGAAGAGCTCTTAAAGGCAGCCCCCGAAGAGAAATTGGTAGAAGAGCGAATGAGGTTAACTGGGATCCCCTATTCCACAGACCCCATCGAACGAATTAACCTGGTCCTGCGGGCTCTCCATTTTGACGAGAGCGACGGGCAGAGCAAAGGCGAAAAATGAAGCGAGCAGTCGAATTGGGATTTGAAACAAGAGCCATCCATAGCGGACAATCTCCGGATCCAACGACAGGGGCTATCATGACCCCTCTCTATTTGTCCTCCACTTATGTGCAAGAATCTCCCGGAAAGCACAGAGGCTACGAATACAGTCGAACCTCGAACCCAACTCGGAAGGCCTTTGAAAATTGCATAGCTTCTCTTGAGGGCGGAAAGCACGGCTTCGCTTTTGCTTCAGGCTGCGCGGCTGCAACGGTTATTATGCATTTACTCAAAACCGGAGATCATGTCATTGCTGGAGATGACATGTATGGGGGGAGTTTCCGCCTTTTTGATAAGGTCATTCGGCACTTTGGTATAGAATTCAGCTTTGTTGATCTCACGAATCCAATCTGTTTTGAGGAATCCATTCGACCAAATACAAAACTGATCTGGCTGGAGACCCCAACCAATCCAATGCTCAAGTTGACTGACATTGGCGCACTCACCGCTATTTGCCAAAAGCACAATATATTGTCGGCCGTGGACAATACATTTATGAGTCCCTATTTTCAAAATCCACTCGCCTTGGGCGCAGATATGGTGGTTCACTCGACGACTAAATATATTAGCGGACACAGCGATATCGTGGGTGGAGTGATTGTTACTTCGCGGGATGATCTGGCAGAAAAACTTGCCTTCCTGAGTAACTCAATGGGCCCTGTAGGTTCGGCATTTGATGCCTTTCTTTCCTTGCGAAGCCTCAAGACGCTCGCCATAAGAATGAGAGCCCACGAAGAAAATGCTCAAGTTCTTGCTAACTTGCTAGAAAACCATCCAAAAGTTGAAAAAGTTCTCTATCCTGGTTTGGCCTCTCATCCCCAGCATGACCTCGCAAAGAGGCAGATGCGGGGTTTTGGAGGAATGATCACTCTCTATATAAAAGGAGGACTTGAGCCCGCTCGCAGATTTCTAGAGTCTGTTAAAATTTTCTCATTGGCAGAGAGTTTAGGGGGAGTGGAATCACTGATTGAACATCCAGCGATCATGACTCATGCAAGCGTGCCTCCCGAAATCCGAAGGTCCTTAGGCATCGATGACGGCCTGGTGCGCTTAAGCGTGGGGATAGAAACCCTAAGTGATTTGATCCAGGACCTCGAACAAGCGCTTGATAAAATTTAAGCCGCGCCGCTTCAGTCATTTTAATGGGGCTTAGGTTTGACAGTTCCCAATGTAACGGCATAAGTATAACTCTCATTTTTTTCTGCTGTTTAAGCGCCGTGGCTTGGTAGCTCAGTCGGTAGAGCAGAGGACTGAAAATCCTTGTGTCGGCGGTTCAATTCCGTCCCAAGCCACCATTTTTTAAGGTTCAAGCAACTTTTTTTCATGACTGAAACAAGCCTCCTCAAATATCTGCAAGATAATCCATTCCTCCTTGCACCAATGGCCGGGATTACTGACTGCGCCTTTCGTTCCTTTATGAGAGAAATGGGTTGCGGAGCCGTCATCACCGAATTGGTCTCGGCCAACGGGCTTCATTATGAAAGCACCAGAACCGGACAACTCATGAAGTTTGAAGAGTCTCAAAGGCCCGTTGGAATCCAACTATTTGGTGAAAATATTGGACATTTGGCCGAGGCCGCGAAGTTAACAGAGAGCTTGGGAGTGGATTTTGTCGATCTTAACTTTGGTTGTCCCGTTCCTAAAGTTGTCAATAAGGGAGCTGGATCTGGTGTCCTTCGGGACCTGAATCATCTCTCAAGAATTTTGGCTGCAGTCAAGAAAGCCGTCAGTATCCCCGTCACCATAAAAATTCGCACAGGATGGGATGAAAAGAATCGAAACTCGGCCGAAGTTGTGCGCATCGCAAGCGAAGAAGGAATCACCTGGGTCACAATACACGGACGAACTCGATCCGCTGGCTATTCGGGCAAGGCCGACTGGGAATATATCTCTGATGTCAAAAGAATGAGTTCCCTTCCTGTTATTGGAAACGGTGACCTCACTTCTGCAAGTACCGCTGTCGCAAGGCTCCAATCCTCACGCTGCGATGCTGTGATGATCGGAAGGGGATGCCTGAAGAATCCCTGGATTTTCCGTGAAGCAGCTTCTCTCTTTCGAGGCGAATCACAACCTATCGACCGAGATTTTGGTTTAATTTTTCAAAATTTATGCGCTCACTTGGAATCTCATTTTCCCGAAAGGATCGTCCTCCTTCAATTGAAGAAACTAGCTGGATGGTTTTCTGCGGGCTATCCAGATTCCAGTCGGTTTCGACGAGAATTATTCTCAAGCAAAGAGAAAGTTGAATTAAAAGATCGCATTGGGCTCTATTTTGATTCTGTAAAAGAATTGGTGCAGGCGGATACGGGTGAAGAAGCTTTTCTGATGGGCGGTCATGGCTAGACCTTTCTCTCTTAGATGTATTCACATTAAAATTCGACAGAAGTACTGGACCCTAGACCTCACCTCACATCATCCCATCCCATCCCATCCCATCCCATCCCATCCCATCCCATCCCATCCCATCCCATCCGATTCTAATTCCGTTCAAGACTTGGGATCAACTCATACTCTAGCATAGAATCCATTGCCGTTTTCTCCGGATGTGAGAAAATGAATTTACCTATTCAAAGCCGAAGGAAGAGAGCAGGATTTATCGATGGCGGTGGTCATAGAAGCACGCAACCTAGTCAAAAGATTTTCTCATAATAACAACACCGCAGTTAACGGTATGAATCTTCAGATCCGAGAAGGAGAGTGTTTCGGTATTCTTGGTCCAAAAGGAGCAGGAAAGACCTCAGCGATGAAAATGATGTATTGCAATTCCCCCATTACTTCGGGAGAGCTCTTCGTTTTTGGATTAGATGTAAAAACCAATGCTCGCAAAATCAAAAGCCAGATTGGCGTGCTTCCAGAGGCCAATTCTCTGGATAACGAGTTCAGTGTTCTGGATAATTTGCTCGTCCACTCTCGCTACTTCGGCATACCTCAGAGGCAGGCCCGCACAAAGGCACGTGAACTGTTGCGATTCGTGCACTTGGAAGAGTTTGACGGCCGGCTGGTTGAATCTCTAAAAATAGGAATGCAGCGTCGCCTGGCTCTCGCGCGCTCTCTTATCAACAGTCCAAAAGTTGTCTTTTTGGACGAGCCCACTCAGGGGCTAGACATGCAGGAAAAACGATGGATTTCAGAAATTATTGGCCAATTGAAAGGCCAAGGCAAAGTGATTCTCTTGTCTACAGACCAATTGGAAGAAGCCGAAGATTTGTGCGATCGAGTCATGATCATTGACAAGGGAAAAATTCTTTGTGAAGGACCTCCTCTCACACTCATTCACAAATACGTTGGAGTTGAGGTGATTGAGTTTTACATTCCGATGGACGAAATGGAGTATTTTCTAAGAAAAGTAAGGGACAAATTCGAATATCAGGTCATGAATCAAAGACTTCGTTTGTTTATTAAACCCGGACAAAGCGGCAGAACCGTTATTCCCGACATTGAAAGTAATAATATCGTCGTTAGAAAGGCCTCTCTAGAAGACGTTTTTCTAAGGATTGCTGGGTATGAATTACCGAAAGACAGGTGAGAATGAAATTTGGAGGAAGACACACAAATAATCTACTTACCATTCCGAACTGGAGCATGGGAGCCCTTGCTGTTTGGCATCGAAATCTCATTTGCTTCAGATATAGCATTCTTGTTTCAATTTTCTGGATTGCCTTTGAGCCGCTCATTTATCTTTTAGCAATTGGCTACGGATTGGGGTTTTTCGTTGAGGAGGTCGATGGGACCCCCTTTGTAAAGTTCTTCTTCCCGGCCCTCCTCGCATCCTCCGGAATGTTCGTCTCTTTTCTGGAGGGTTCCTATGGTGGTTTTTCCAAACTGACAACACAAAAGACCTACCAAGTCATCTTGTTGGCTCCCATTGAGCCTGCCGAAATTGTCTTGGGAGAGATTTTGTGGGCGACCTCAAAGGGATTTCTGAGTTCCACAATTGTGGCCGCCGTGGGTGCTACGCAGGGACTGGTCGACACATGGCTAGTTCTGCCAGCCTTGTTTGTGGCTGCTCTCTTGTGCTGGGTATCCTCATCTTTCGGACTACTTCTCACATCTTATGCGAAAACCTATGATTGGTTTATTTATGCGCAGTCAGGGTTCATGATTCCGATGTCATTGTTTTGCGGTACCTATTTCCCCCTTGAACATCTTCCCCCCTTTATCCAAAATCTCGCCTATCTTCTCCCTCTCACTCACGCCGTGATGGCGACTCGAGCACTCCTCACGGGAGAAATGCCCTCTATTATTTTTCTCAATCTTGGAATTCTTTTTGTAATTGGATTCTTACTATCCAACTGGGCAACTCATCGGCTCACAAAGCAGATATTCCACTAATTTTGAATTTCAGAATCATTTGCTGGCATTTCCTCTTCAATGACTGGGATTTCAAAGTCCGAATTTCCCGTCTCATCCTTTAATATCTCGTCAACAGTATCCATCATTTCTGTCTTTTCCCATATTAAGCCCTTCCAAGGAAAATCCATCAATCTAAAGCTCGCGATTTCCCAATCGGCGCTCGAAATTTTTTTAAATCGGTAAAGTCGCGTACAAATACCAAGAATTCGCTTGCGTGCGTAATCTGTTAGATTTCCCTTCTTAAAGTAGACATGATGGCCCTTTGGGTTAGGAAGCAAAAACGCCAAAAACGAAGCCTCAAGAAGATTTGCCTGTGAGGGTAATTTCTGGAAATAGTACTGCGTTGCCGCCTTGATTCCAAAAATGTTGGGACCAAACTCGACAACATTGAGATATTTCTCCAAAATATCTTGTTTAGAAAATTTCTTTTCAACTTCCTTCGTCAACAAAGCTTCACGAATTTTTCGAATAAAACTTTTCTCTTTATCGAGAAACACGTTTTTTACCAACTGTTGGGTAATGGTGGATCCTCCGCGAGCAATTCTCCCCCTTTTTACGTTCGTCTCAAAACTTTCCCTAATTTCAAACCAGTCAAATCCATCGTGACTAAAAAATGAGGCATCCTCCGAAGCAAGAACGGCATCGATAACCAAAGGAGAAATATTTGCCAGGCGAACATAGGATTGACTCTTAGAGCAAAGCTCTACTCGATTCATCGAAGTGGTTAAACAATTTCGCAACTCCCCCACATCTGGTAAAGTTGCCAGAAGAAAACCTAATAATATTGCCATTCCTAAAAGAAAAAGAAATGGAATTGATATGATAGCAACCGTACGCCTTAGTTTATTAAATAACATGTTGTACTTTCATCCACCTGATACTTTGAGAAATCGCTTCCCTCGCAGGTCTCGTCTTCAGCCCAAGCTCATTTCTAGCTTTGCTCGAATCAAACCAGTGAAAGAGAGTTGATGTCCAGGCTGTTTCAGAGTTTAAAGGTCCTTTCATTCCAAATTTTTCTAAAATATCTCCAATCTTTCCAATCCCATGCACAAGCACATTTGGCAGGAAAATATGGGGAGCTCGAACCCCCGCCTCATCCGCTATGATGCCAAAGAGATCTTTAATCAACAGATTGTCACCACTCAAAATGTACCGTTCTCCCGTTCGTCCCTTGGTAACAGCCGCCCACAGGGACGGTATCAGATCCTCAACGGCTATGACATTGACCCCCCCGCCAGTATAATAGGGGAATATCCCTTTCGCTACCTTGATTTGCGTCCCGCGACTGCCCTTGAGAGCATCTCCTGCGCCATAAATCGTCGAGGGATTCACAATAACTGCGTCCACTCTCCCGTCCTCAACTGCCATCTTTACCAGTGATTCTGCTTCTCGCTTGGTTTCAAAATAACCCAAATCGAGATGTGACAAATTGAATTGCGAATTCTCGTTTAAGGGAATTCGATCAAAACTCGCGCCAATTGCCGTCACTGAACTCATGTGCAGCAATCTTATTCCCTCCTCTGCCTGGGCCGCCCGTAAGATATTTGCCGTTCCCTGAACGTTGACTCGCTCCATTGCGCTCCGCATCGATCGAGAATAACCAACAAGCCCAGCCAAATGAAAAACCAAATTCACTCCCCTAACGGCTCTTTCCAGGCTTTCGATTGAAGTGATATCTCCATGAGCCACTTCAATTGGCAAACTCTTGAATTCAAGTGGAAGCTCACTCCCCCTGAATAGAATGCGCACTTCAAGACCCCTCCGACAAAGATCTCGGGTCAACCAAGTTCCCACAAATCCCGTTGCTCCGGTTATCAAAGCTTTCATCTCTATGCTTCTCCCTAAGTCCAGTCTCATCCATCTAAAGTCCATGATTTTAAAGTTGATATCACCTTGTTTGGACCGAGTTGCAGATTATTGATAATCTGAAATCACATAATTAGTAAGAGAAGGAATTCAAGATGGCAGAAAAGAATGTTTTACAAAATGCCTACCTTTTTAAAGAACTCAATCCTGAACAGGTGGAACTGATAAGCTCTATTTCACAGATCCGCGTTTACCCTCCGCAAGACAAAATCTTCACCGAAGGGGACGTGGCGCGAGCGGCCTATTTTATCAAATACGGATCAGTTCGCATCCTCCAGAAAACCCAATCAGGAGAAGGCATGGAGGTCGCAACCTTGGGTACAGGAAGCCACTTTGGCGAAATGGCTTTTCTTGATGGCGAAAAGAGATCCGCGACTGCCGTCGCCATTGAAAAAACAACAATCGTAGAAGTCCCTTATAACAGTCTCAAAGTTTTGATGGATGCCAACCCTATTATCGCAGTGACGTTCTATCGTGAATTGGCACATTTTCTAGCTGGGCGATTGCGGATTACGACGAACGACCTTGGTTTTGCGCGCGAAAAGAATCTCAGTCACTTTTAAAAAGCCATGAGGGATTCCAAATGATCATTGTACATCGACTAAACGGGGCTCCACTCCATATTAATTCCGATCTTATTCTGCACATCGAAGCCACTCCAGACACTGTCATCACGTTCAACGATAATAGAAAATTACCTGTGTCGGAATCAATTGAGACGATTAAAAATCATATTATAAACTTCAAAAGAGCTTGTTTTCAGAGGGAAATAGGTGATTTTTCACTGCTGCCTTCCACTTTTTCAACTGACCAAACCGAAATGCAG encodes:
- a CDS encoding cystathionine gamma-synthase, with the protein product MKRAVELGFETRAIHSGQSPDPTTGAIMTPLYLSSTYVQESPGKHRGYEYSRTSNPTRKAFENCIASLEGGKHGFAFASGCAAATVIMHLLKTGDHVIAGDDMYGGSFRLFDKVIRHFGIEFSFVDLTNPICFEESIRPNTKLIWLETPTNPMLKLTDIGALTAICQKHNILSAVDNTFMSPYFQNPLALGADMVVHSTTKYISGHSDIVGGVIVTSRDDLAEKLAFLSNSMGPVGSAFDAFLSLRSLKTLAIRMRAHEENAQVLANLLENHPKVEKVLYPGLASHPQHDLAKRQMRGFGGMITLYIKGGLEPARRFLESVKIFSLAESLGGVESLIEHPAIMTHASVPPEIRRSLGIDDGLVRLSVGIETLSDLIQDLEQALDKI
- a CDS encoding transglycosylase domain-containing protein: MAILLGFLLATLPDVGELRNCLTTSMNRVELCSKSQSYVRLANISPLVIDAVLASEDASFFSHDGFDWFEIRESFETNVKRGRIARGGSTITQQLVKNVFLDKEKSFIRKIREALLTKEVEKKFSKQDILEKYLNVVEFGPNIFGIKAATQYYFQKLPSQANLLEASFLAFLLPNPKGHHVYFKKGNLTDYARKRILGICTRLYRFKKISSADWEIASFRLMDFPWKGLIWEKTEMMDTVDEILKDETGNSDFEIPVIEEEMPANDSEIQN
- a CDS encoding flagellar FlbD family protein — encoded protein: MIIVHRLNGAPLHINSDLILHIEATPDTVITFNDNRKLPVSESIETIKNHIINFKRACFQREIGDFSLLPSTFSTDQTEMQE
- a CDS encoding ABC transporter permease; amino-acid sequence: MGFSTLIAQTLGRTISPPFRPKDILRQIVFVAYESTPIVVFCVSFAAVVTIIEASFHMKLVIKNDALVPGFAALLILRELGAVVSALLVTSRVGAGLAAEVASMRVTEQIDALRMLGIDPVRFLVVPRFVACIIGGILLSVIANLVCLLCAMIVSQASLGYSLGSFLMSMRTFVSFQDLIFSTVKGACFGATIPLFSCFYGFRCKPGAEGVGLATTSSVVSTSVAIIIIDFVLSWLFTHFY
- a CDS encoding ABC transporter permease; this translates as MKFGGRHTNNLLTIPNWSMGALAVWHRNLICFRYSILVSIFWIAFEPLIYLLAIGYGLGFFVEEVDGTPFVKFFFPALLASSGMFVSFLEGSYGGFSKLTTQKTYQVILLAPIEPAEIVLGEILWATSKGFLSSTIVAAVGATQGLVDTWLVLPALFVAALLCWVSSSFGLLLTSYAKTYDWFIYAQSGFMIPMSLFCGTYFPLEHLPPFIQNLAYLLPLTHAVMATRALLTGEMPSIIFLNLGILFVIGFLLSNWATHRLTKQIFH
- a CDS encoding NAD-dependent epimerase/dehydratase family protein; this translates as MKALITGATGFVGTWLTRDLCRRGLEVRILFRGSELPLEFKSLPIEVAHGDITSIESLERAVRGVNLVFHLAGLVGYSRSMRSAMERVNVQGTANILRAAQAEEGIRLLHMSSVTAIGASFDRIPLNENSQFNLSHLDLGYFETKREAESLVKMAVEDGRVDAVIVNPSTIYGAGDALKGSRGTQIKVAKGIFPYYTGGGVNVIAVEDLIPSLWAAVTKGRTGERYILSGDNLLIKDLFGIIADEAGVRAPHIFLPNVLVHGIGKIGDILEKFGMKGPLNSETAWTSTLFHWFDSSKARNELGLKTRPAREAISQSIRWMKVQHVI
- a CDS encoding MCE family protein, encoding MKAETKVGILFLVAVALVIAFAYFLGVLNPFSNTSDLTVAYNFAGGIEVGSPVRVMGIKVGKVKSIDFSPDLKMKNGEEVKLKISIQVDKTAWKTLRQDSRFYINLAGVIGEKFLEITPGSSSQSALEPGTIVRGEDPPRIDQLISQSYGLAGKIIEFVDKNQGSVVDTIEMMNRLVTNLNKTLQLLDRATSNKEAEKLVKNLIVISDNVAHLTQDLRGPEAEKTLALLNKLIWRLESLDKGAIKKFLQEEGIKAKLF
- the dusB gene encoding tRNA dihydrouridine synthase DusB; its protein translation is MTETSLLKYLQDNPFLLAPMAGITDCAFRSFMREMGCGAVITELVSANGLHYESTRTGQLMKFEESQRPVGIQLFGENIGHLAEAAKLTESLGVDFVDLNFGCPVPKVVNKGAGSGVLRDLNHLSRILAAVKKAVSIPVTIKIRTGWDEKNRNSAEVVRIASEEGITWVTIHGRTRSAGYSGKADWEYISDVKRMSSLPVIGNGDLTSASTAVARLQSSRCDAVMIGRGCLKNPWIFREAASLFRGESQPIDRDFGLIFQNLCAHLESHFPERIVLLQLKKLAGWFSAGYPDSSRFRRELFSSKEKVELKDRIGLYFDSVKELVQADTGEEAFLMGGHG
- a CDS encoding ABC transporter ATP-binding protein; protein product: MAVVIEARNLVKRFSHNNNTAVNGMNLQIREGECFGILGPKGAGKTSAMKMMYCNSPITSGELFVFGLDVKTNARKIKSQIGVLPEANSLDNEFSVLDNLLVHSRYFGIPQRQARTKARELLRFVHLEEFDGRLVESLKIGMQRRLALARSLINSPKVVFLDEPTQGLDMQEKRWISEIIGQLKGQGKVILLSTDQLEEAEDLCDRVMIIDKGKILCEGPPLTLIHKYVGVEVIEFYIPMDEMEYFLRKVRDKFEYQVMNQRLRLFIKPGQSGRTVIPDIESNNIVVRKASLEDVFLRIAGYELPKDR
- a CDS encoding ABC transporter permease, with amino-acid sequence MHLLILVINDIGGCLIFLKDVSLIALKGKWHLSLICEQIWKVTKQSFSTTGLAGFFVGAIMTVQFTMQVKEFGALGYLGGLSTSATIREVGPLLIAFMLSGKIGAFTSAELGTMRVTEQIDAIRCLGANPIREIIFPRFVGIVVSSFFLLALGLIMSVAGGLLMGMFFSGINPEEYLRHIPTIITSISIGNGLIKCFTFALILASICTYKGYTTTGGTKGVGRSVVSTAVASMVGIVVADWMTSFVGEIVLKMVIN
- a CDS encoding cyclic nucleotide-binding domain-containing protein, which gives rise to MAEKNVLQNAYLFKELNPEQVELISSISQIRVYPPQDKIFTEGDVARAAYFIKYGSVRILQKTQSGEGMEVATLGTGSHFGEMAFLDGEKRSATAVAIEKTTIVEVPYNSLKVLMDANPIIAVTFYRELAHFLAGRLRITTNDLGFAREKNLSHF